A region of Lathamus discolor isolate bLatDis1 chromosome 14, bLatDis1.hap1, whole genome shotgun sequence DNA encodes the following proteins:
- the LOC136022117 gene encoding coiled-coil domain-containing protein 183-like — MLGQKPNLSKRIREMRASIALQGLARTFYSKPEEEKFNENRELLPQLREAVQEDTRVLGRVRKHELTLSEACAAEQPLGIALASKTVEDPSVSSVSSLSGTFAAAELLSRQGSEQVAQEKLRAEIYGRVNTCNMLLYQVKQRSRAKEQLQRRLQQLQDVRMDEKQHQAQVPGPLAGVAAPVVRTLESSIEKTQTKVHAGQKVTALYVAVRDALRKELAHLPLHLDVLSETAELQHGEVEDMELRASHGLRAARVAKEHKARMEAQFRAERELRARTLAARKERVDRRWLKEAEERLLKAQARHDVARDLLSLPEQDPLVAAKPEATKSRLERDAWLTEKMEKAKAAVQCSCLWGYLPSSVPRAPQGPSCAGRDGTAVLHDTNLQRFLWFLGQKPPQDRGPDPDVPGRLLAQQKSLAALEQYLRGRQEKQQELKKALKELEMQRDELKFRQPADASRGLEEELRTRLQWEEARLAERRARLLRSQETLLDFANGLDSLWGRLRGITVPGQEHSVKAVGAHEKLQQCEQKLQYLVQRVAHLPPCSHSEDDEVPGGSIPAALSGDPHRLSRVAQPKPSSQLEDGGARGRSHGAAQAPVALGSTFVKVRQLLEKTLLNEPQNQKVSLEDVCMRVQDDSDFGDNQSGLVLSREDIKKQGLRLIESKKKSKRK, encoded by the exons aTGCTGGGCCAGAAGCCAAACCTCAGCAAGCGCATCCGTGAGATGCGGGCCAGCATAGCCCTGCAAG GGCTAGCGAGGACGTTTTACTCCaagccagaggaagaaaagttcAATGAGAAccgggagctgctgccccagctgcgAGAGGCGGTGCAGGAGGATACCCGTGTCCTGGGCCGTGTGCGGAAG CATGAGCTCACCCTCTCTGAGGCTTGCGCAGCGGAGCAGCCCTTGGGCATTGCTTTGGCCAGTAAGACGGTGGAG GACCCATCAGTGTCCTCCGTTAGCTCCCTGAGCGGGACCTTTGCCGCAGCAGAGCTCCTGTCCCGCCAAGGGAGCGAGCAG GTGGCCCAGGAGAAGCTGCGGGCTGAAATCTATGGCCGGGTGAACACGTGCAACATGCTGCTGTACCAGGTGAAGCAGCGGAGCCGGgccaaggagcagctgcagaggcggctgcagcagctgcaggatgtgCGGATGGACGAgaagcagcaccaggcacaggtCCCAGGGCCCCTTGCTGGGGTGGCAGCACCC GTGGTTCGGACGCTGGAGAGCAGCATTGAGAAGACGCAGACAAAAGTCCACGCTGGGCAGAAGGTGACTGCCCTGTACGTGGCGGTGCGGGATGCCCTGAGGAAG GAGCTGGCCCACCTGCCTCTGCACCTGGACGTGCTGAGTGAGACGGCCGAGCTGCAGCACGGGGAGGTGGAAGACATGGAGCTCAGGGCCTCGCATGGTCTCAGAGCTGCTCGTGTAGCCAAG gagcaCAAGGCCAGGATGGAAGCCCAGTTCCGTGCCGAGAGAGAGCTCAGGGCCCGCACCCTGGCTGCTCGGAAAGAGCGCGTAGACAGACGCTGGctcaaggaagcagaagaaaggcttcTGAAAGCG CAAGCCAGGCATGACGTCGCCAGGGACTTGCTGAGCCTGCCCGAGCAGGACCCGCTGGTGG CTGCCAAACCGGAGGCCACCAAGTCCCGGCTGGAGCGTGACGCCTGGCTGACggagaagatggagaaggcCAAGGCTGCGGTGCAGTGCTCCTGCCTCTGG GGTTATCTGCCCTCCTCTGTCCCCAGAGCCCCCCAGGGCCCCTCTTGTGCAGGCAGGGACGGAACTGCTGTGCTCCACGACACGAACTTGCAGCGGTTCCTGTGGTTCCTGGGGCAGAAACCTCCCCAGGACCGCGGCCCAGATCCT GACGTCCCCGgcaggctcctggcacagcagaaGTCCCTGGCGGCACTCGAACAGTACCTCAGAGGGcgccaggagaagcagcaggagctgaagaaggcactgaaggagctggagatgcaGCGGGATGAGCTGAAGTTTCGCCAGCCCGCAGACGCAAGCAG ggggctggaggaggagctgagGACGAGGCTGCAGTGGGAGGAGGCTCGGCTGGCAGAGAGGCGAGCGCGGCTGCTGAGGAGCCAGGAGACGCTGCTGGACTTTGCAAACGGACTCGACAGCCTCTGGGGCCGTCTGCGGGGCATCACCGTGCCTGGCCAG GAGCATTCTGTCAAGGCCGTGGGAGCGCACGAGAAGctccagcagtgtgagcagaagctgcagtacctggtgcagcgggtggctcacctgcccccctgcagccacagcgaGGACGATGAGGTGCCCgggggctccatccctgctgcgcTCTCTGGGGACCCACACAGGCTTTCCCGGGTGGCCCAGCCCAAGCCATCCTCCCAGCTGGAGGATGGAGGTGCTCGAGGGAGGAGCCACGGAGCAGCTCAGGCCCCGGTGGCCCTGGGCTCT ACTTTTGTGAAggtcaggcagctgctggagaaaacCCTCCTGAACGAGCCGCAGAACCAGAAGGTTTCCTTGGAGGACGTGTGCATGAGGGTCCAAG ACGATTCTGATTTTGGGGACAACCAGAGCGGCCTTGTCCTCAGCAGAGAAGACATCAAGAAGCAAGGGCTGCGGCTGATcgaaagcaagaagaaaagcaagaggaagtaG
- the LOC136022118 gene encoding coiled-coil domain-containing protein 183-like, whose amino-acid sequence MLGQKPNLSKRIREMRASIALQGLARTFYSKPEEEKFNENRELLPQLREAVQEDTRVLGRVRKHELTLSEACAAEQPLGIALARPISVSVSSLSGTFATAELLSRQGSEQPGKCSHPTQVAQEKLRAEIYGRVNTCNMLLYQVKQRSRAKEQLQRRLQQLQDVRMDEKQHQAQVVRTLESSIEKTQTKVHAGQKVTALYVAVRDALRKELAHLPLHLDVLSEMAELQHGEVEDMELRASHGLRAARVAKEHKARMEAQFRAERELRARTLAARKERVDRRWLKEAEERLLKAQARHDVARDLLSLPEQDPLVAAKPEATKSRLERDAWLTEKMEKAKAAVQCSCLWDVPGRLLAQQKSLAALEQYLRGRQEKQQELKKALKELEMQRDELKFRQPADTTECCPSSGAGRAPNEEPCSLPGTGSGPSSSTGLSCRQHLCSALGAGENVGSSFCKSSGASAALCTWMDVTVLGSRGLEEELRTRLQWEEARLAERRAQLLRSQETLLDFANGLDSLWGRLRGITVPGQEHSVKAVGAHEKLQQCEQKLQYLVQRVAHLPPCSHSEDDETFVKVRQLLEKTLLNEPQNQKVSLEDVCMRVQGRKGDTSHSNCPRHFWASLPTSQCPSRAQPRSCSGRWG is encoded by the exons aTGCTGGGCCAGAAGCCAAACCTCAGCAAGCGCATCCGTGAGATGCGGGCCAGCATAGCCCTGCAAG GGCTAGCGAGGACGTTTTACTCCaagccagaggaagaaaagttcAATGAGAAccgggagctgctgccccagctgcgAGAGGCGGTGCAGGAGGATACCCGTGTCCTGGGCCGTGTGCGGAAG CATGAGCTCACCCTCTCTGAGGCTTGCGCAGCGGAGCAGCCCTTGGGCATTGCTTTGGCCA GACCCATCAGTGTCTCCGTTAGCTCCCTGAGCGGGACCTTTGCCACAGCAGAGCTCCTGTCCCGCCAAGGGAGCGAGCAG CCTGGCAAATGCTCACATCCCACGCAGGTGGCCCAGGAGAAGCTGCGGGCCGAAATCTATGGCCGGGTGAACACGTGCAACATGCTGCTGTACCAGGTGAAGCAGCGGAGCCGGgccaaggagcagctgcagaggcggctgcagcagctgcaggatgtgCGGATGGACGAgaagcagcaccaggcacag GTGGTTCGGACGCTGGAGAGCAGCATTGAGAAGACGCAGACAAAAGTCCACGCTGGGCAGAAGGTGACTGCCCTGTACGTGGCGGTGCGGGATGCCCTGAGGAAG GAGCTGGCCCACCTGCCTCTGCACCTGGACGTGCTGAGTGAGATGGCCGAGCTGCAGCACGGGGAGGTGGAAGACATGGAGCTCAGGGCCTCGCATGGTCTCAGAGCTGCTCGTGTAGCCAAG gagcaCAAGGCCAGGATGGAAGCCCAGTTCCGTGCCGAGAGAGAGCTCAGGGCCCGCACCCTGGCTGCTCGGAAAGAGCGCGTAGACAGACGCTGGctcaaggaagcagaagaaaggcttcTGAAAGCG CAAGCCAGGCATGACGTCGCCAGGGACTTGCTGAGCCTGCCCGAGCAGGACCCGCTGGTGG CTGCCAAACCGGAGGCCACCAAGTCCCGGCTGGAGCGTGACGCCTGGCTGACggagaagatggagaaggcCAAGGCTGCGGTGCAGTGCTCCTGCCTCTGG GACGTCCCCGgcaggctcctggcacagcagaaGTCCCTGGCGGCACTCGAACAGTACCTCAGAGGGcgccaggagaagcagcaggagctgaagaaggcactgaaggagctggagatgcaGCGGGATGAGCTGAAGTTTCGCCAGCCCGCAGACACAA CAGagtgctgccccagctctggcGCTGGCAGAGCACCCAACGAGGAGCCTTGCTCCTTGCCTGGCACGGGAAGtgggcccagcagcagcacggggttgagctgcaggcagcacctctgctctgcgcttggggcaggggagaacgtgggcagcagcttttgcaagaGCTCTGGGGCGTCTGCAGCCCTGTGCACTTGGATGGATGTGACCGTGCTTGGCTCcagggggctggaggaggagctgagGACGAGGCTGCAGTGGGAGGAGGCTCGGCTGGCAGAGAGGCGAGCgcagctgctgaggagccaGGAGACGCTGCTGGACTTTGCAAACGGACTCGACAGCCTCTGGGGCCGTCTGCGGGGCATCACCGTGCCTGGCCAG GAGCATTCTGTCAAGGCCGTGGGAGCGCACGAGAAGctccagcagtgtgagcagaagctgcagtacctggtgcagcgggtggctcacctgcccccctgcagccacagcgaGGACGATGAG ACTTTTGTGAAggtcaggcagctgctggagaaaacCCTCCTGAACGAGCCGCAGAACCAGAAGGTTTCCTTGGAGGACGTGTGCATGAGGGTCCAAGGTAGGAAAGGGGACACATCCCACAGCAACTGCCCCAGGCATTTCTGGGCGTCCTTGCCCAcctcccagtgtcccagcagagcccaaCCCAGGAGTTGCTCCGGGCGCTGGGGCTGA
- the LOC136021982 gene encoding C-C motif chemokine 3-like, giving the protein MKVSAAALVALLLVPARAPPEAHLDAVPTTCCFTYHQRPIPRRLITSAYITSSSCSQPGVIMVTKKELCTDPRAGWVQAQVQHFQSLKN; this is encoded by the exons ATGAAGGTCTCCGCAGCTGCTCTGGTCGCTCTCCTCCTCGTGCCCGCCCGCGCCCCACCTGAGGCCCATCTCG ATGCTGTCCCCACCACGTGCTGCTTCACCTACCACCAGCGCCCCATCCCGCGGCGCCTCATCACCTCTGCCTAtatcaccagcagcagctgcagccagccgggagtgat catggtcaccaagaaggagctgtgcacagacccccgggcgggctgggtgcaggcacaggtgcagcacttccagagcctgaagaactga
- the LOC136021952 gene encoding vitamin K epoxide reductase complex subunit 1-like has protein sequence MAARAALCVPGAALSLYALHVERARAQGPGYCARWDLAEAVSCTRVIASRWGHGLGLVEPLLGRDSAASVPSGAVGVVFCLLQGVLGPMRGRGASAVLLASALASALASLWLAAILAFALHDLCPVCLSTYGLNLLLLRLNLRRWRQRPQTH, from the coding sequence ATGGCGGCGCGCGCGGCGCTGTGCGTGCCCGGGGCGGCGCTCTCCCTGTACGCGCTCCATGTGGAGCGGGCGCGCGCGCAGGGCCCCGGGTACTGCGCACGCTGGGACCTGGCCGAGGCGGTGTCGTGCACGCGCGTGATCGCGTCCCGGTGGGGGCATGgcctggggctggtggagccACTGCTGGGCCGGGACAGCGCCGCCAGCGTCCCCAGTGGGGCCGTGGGGGTCGTGTTCTGCCTCCTGCAAGGGGTTCTGGGGCCCATGCGTGGCCGCGGGGCCTCTGCGGTGCTGCTGGCGTCGGCGCTGGCGTCGGCGCTGGCGTCGCTGTGGCTGGCGGCCATCTTGGCCTTCGCCCTGCACGACCTCTGCCCCGTCTGCCTCAGCACCTACGGCCTcaacctgctcctgctgcgCCTCAACCTGCGCCGCTGGCGCCAGCGCCCCCAAACCCACTGA
- the LOC136021979 gene encoding vitamin K epoxide reductase complex subunit 1-like, protein MAARAALCVPGAALSLYALHVERARAQGPGYCARWDLAEAVSCTRVIASRWGHGLGLVEPLLGRDSAASVPSGAVGVVFCLLQGVLGPVRGRGASAVLLASALASALASLWLAAILAFALHDLCPVCLSTYGLNLLLLRLNLRRWRQRPQTH, encoded by the coding sequence ATGGCGGCGCGCGCGGCGCTGTGCGTGCCCGGGGCGGCGCTCTCCCTGTACGCGCTCCATGTGGAGCGGGCGCGCGCGCAGGGCCCCGGGTACTGCGCACGCTGGGACCTGGCCGAGGCGGTGTCGTGCACGCGCGTGATCGCGTCCCGGTGGGGGCATGgcctggggctggtggagccACTGCTGGGCCGGGACAGCGCCGCCAGCGTCCCCAGTGGGGCCGTGGGGGTCGTGTTCTGCCTCCTGCAAGGGGTTCTGGGGCCCGTGCGTGGCCGCGGGGCCTCTGCGGTGCTGCTGGCGTCGGCGCTGGCGTCGGCGCTGGCGTCGCTGTGGCTGGCGGCCATCTTGGCCTTCGCCCTGCATGACCTCTGCCCCGTCTGCCTCAGCACCTACGGCCTcaacctgctcctgctgcgCCTCAACCTGCGCCGCTGGCGCCAGCGCCCCCAAACCCACTGA
- the LOC136021913 gene encoding C-C motif chemokine 3-like has product MKVSAAALVALLLVAACSPSEAHLDAVPTTCCFTYHQRPIPRRLITSAYITSSSCSQPGVIMVTKKELCTDPRAGWVQAQVQHFQSLKN; this is encoded by the exons ATGAAGGTCTCCGCAGCCGCTCTGGTCGCTCTCCTCCTCGTGGCCGCCTGCTCCCCATCTGAGGCCCATCTCG ATGCTGTCCCCACCACGTGCTGCTTCACCTACCACCAGCGCCCCATCCCGCGGCGCCTCATCACCTCTGCCTAtatcaccagcagcagctgcagccagccgggagtgat catggtcaccaagaaggagctgtgcacagacccccgggcgggctgggtgcaggcacaggtgcagcacttccagagcctgaagaactga
- the LOC136022119 gene encoding uncharacterized protein LOC136022119, translating to MLGQKPNLSKRIREMRASIALQGLARTFYSKPEEERFNENRELLPQLREAVQEDTRVLGRVRKHELTLSEACAAEQPLGIALASKTVEDPSVSSVSSLSGTFAAAELLSRQGSEQPGKCSHPTQVAQEKLRAEIYGRVNTCNMLLYQVKQRSRAKEQLQRRLQQLQDVRMDEKQHQAQVPGPLAGVAAPVGGFSQACSPGWAPVSAHGLTPCPQPSLPQVVRTLESSIEKTQTKVHAGQKVTALYVAVRDALRKVSSSSLRRALSRSPCKGPEVPKGLCWWDTLLQELLLLPPIFCPSTGHPWDSVGCGSPCPRSWPTCLCTWTC from the exons aTGCTGGGCCAGAAGCCAAACCTCAGCAAGCGCATCCGTGAGATGCGGGCCAGCATAGCCCTGCAAG GGCTAGCGAGGACGTTTTACTCCAAgccagaggaagaaaggttCAATGAGAAccgggagctgctgccccagctgcgAGAGGCGGTGCAGGAGGATACCCGTGTCCTGGGCCGTGTGCGGAAG CATGAGCTCACCCTCTCTGAGGCTTGCGCAGCGGAGCAGCCCTTGGGCATTGCTTTGGCCAGTAAGACGGTGGAG GACCCATCAGTGTCCTCCGTTAGCTCCCTGAGCGGGACCTTTGCCGCAGCAGAGCTCCTGTCCCGCCAAGGGAGCGAGCAG CCTGGCAAATGCTCACATCCCACGCAGGTGGCCCAGGAGAAGCTGCGGGCCGAAATCTATGGCCGGGTGAACACGTGCAACATGCTGCTGTACCAGGTGAAGCAGCGGAGCCGGgccaaggagcagctgcagaggcggctgcagcagctgcaggatgtgCGGATGGACGAgaagcagcaccaggcacaggtCCCAGGGCCCCTTGCTGGGGTGGCAGCACCCGTGGGGGGGTTCAGTCAagcctgcagccctgggtgGGCGCCGGTCTCAGCACATGGGCTCACCCCTTGTCCCCAACCATCTCTGCCCCAGGTGGTTCGGACGCTGGAGAGCAGCATTGAGAAGACGCAGACAAAAGTCCACGCTGGGCAGAAGGTGACTGCCCTGTACGTGGCGGTGCGGGATGCCCTGAGGAAGGTGAGCTCATCCTCACTGCGCCGTGCTCTCAGCCGCTCCCCCTGCAAAGGCCCTGAAGTGcccaaggggctgtgctggtgggacaccctcctgcaggagctcctcctgctcccccccatcttctgtcccagcacagggcaccCCTGGGACTCAGTGGGCTGTGGCTCCCCGTGTCCCAGGAGCTGGCCCACCTGCCTCTGCACCTGGACGTGCTGA